A segment of the Manis javanica isolate MJ-LG chromosome 17, MJ_LKY, whole genome shotgun sequence genome:
ACTGTAGCGTATACTTGAAACTTGCTGGGAGGGTAGGTCGTGAgggttctcaccacacacacacacacacacacacacacacacacaaagggccAATGGGAGGCGAGGGGTGGGTGGATTAGCCTGACTGGGCGATCATGCCACAGTGTGTATGCATATCACACCATCACGTcctacaccttaaatatatacaacttttGTTAATTTTATCTCAGTGacggtgggaaaaaaaaaatggtcacgtgggattttctgttttatgtattGCTTGTGTAATAACAAAATGTATATAGTAATGGAATAAAATGTAAGTATTACATACCTTATATTAGTCTATATACATACACCTACTTCTATATATGTACCTAGTACAGGCACATGCACACGTCTCTCCATATCTTTATctatatcatcatcatcatgctCAAAGTTTCTGCAGTGGAGTCACACACCTTGGTAGCCAGCCTCTCAGGTGACCCCCAGGGCCTACCTCCCCGTCTGGGATTCATACCCTGAGGGAGCTTCTTCTGCCCTGAATTCGCCTGAGCTGTGTAACCAAAAGGATATTGCAGAAATGGTGGCGGTGGCCAAGGGGGGTCACCAGAGACGCGACTTCCACCTTGCTCTACCTCTGAGGTCTCAGGGCCAAGTTGAGAAGTCACTGAAGCCACCTTACGTAGACGTTCACACTGCAGGGGACTGAGTCCTCGTGCCGGCAGCCAGGGTGGAACTGAAGCTTCCTGCCAACGGTGACAGTCCCGTGAATGACCCTAGAAACGACCCTGCCGCGTCTGCCAAGCCTTGGGACAACCTGCTCCAAATGACATCTTGACAGCAACTTCTTACAGCAGCCCTGAGCCAGAGCCCGGTGCCTCGCTGCTCCTGAATTCCTGGCCCACAGAGCCCTGTGAGATGAAATGCGTATTGTTGTCTTAAGCCACCAGAATTAACTGCTCCCCACCCAAGCGTTCACCGTCCTCTCTGCTGCTCACTCAGTTAGGGTACATCTGTTACTGGCCTCCTTGCTGGAAATGGAACCTCACCCGGAACCCTGAAGTTCTCTGCTAGGAAAGTTCCACCTCCAAAGATCTGCAGGGCGCCATCTCTCACCTGCTtcaggtctctgccccaaggtcACCGCCTCAGGGTAACTTTCGCTGATGGCCAGGCTGAAAAAGCCCGCTTACTGCAGCCATCCCCTTACTCTGCACTATTGCTTTGTAGCCTCAGGCCCAGCTACATAATTATTTGTGAGGCCCAGagtgaaatgaaaatgcagagccCATTGTTAAAAAACTATTAGGAATTTCAAGACAGCAGagagcagagcattaaaccaatgTGGGGCCCTGGGTGGCCCATTAAGCTGCATTGTTTAGCACCTGTCCCTGCCTGACATTGTAGAccctttgtttatttgtttactgcTCTTCTCCAGAGCTAGAACAGAAGCTCTAGGAGGGCAGGGGGCCCTTACTTTGTTCCCAGCTGAGTCGCCAGGGTCAAGGTCAATGCCTGACACATTACTGGCATTTGATAAAGATTTACAGACAATTAAATGAATAACAACAACTAACTAAATCTGATCCTGAAGGGGACAGAACACCCTCAAAAGAGGGCTGCTACTCACGGAATGGTAGAAAATCTTTCCTAGTCACACATCAGACAAAAGATTTGtaatccagaatatgtaaagaatatttacaactcagtaataaagacaaacaacctaattgaaaaatggacaaaggatctgTTTCTCCAAAActacacaaatggccaatgagcacataaaaagatgcccaCCGTCATGAtacatcagagaaatggaaatcaaaaccacagtgagatataacctcacacccaCCAGGATGGCAGTCATCAAAAAGCAGCTCATTCCAAGCCCTGTTGAGCATGttgagaaattggaactctcGTGCATTTGCTGGTGGGGGTGAGAAATAGTAGAAAACAGTCAAAtacttcctcaaaatgttaacatGTGACCTGCCCTTCTACTCCTGGGCATAtacccaagaaaatgaaaatctccatccacacaaaaacttgtgcatgaatgttcattgcaacattgtttattgcaacattattcacaagagtGGAAAGGTGGAACtaacccaaatattcatcaactgataaatgaataaataaaatgtggaaacTCTGACACATGCTATAGTAGGAACGAATGTTGAAAACAATTtcctaagtgaaatgagccagtcacCAAATGACAAATGCGGTATGGCTCCACTTATATGAGGCGTCTGAATTGCCAAACCCAGGGGGACAGACTGCCGGGGGGCTGGTggaagaggaagagggggagggattGGTTAATGGGTGTAAAGTTTCCATCTGGGATGATGACAAAGTTCTGGACATAgacggtggtgatggttgcacaacaatgcaACTGCACTTAATACAACTGAACTCTACACTTAAACATGGTTAAAGGGTAAAAATTATGTCATGCATATTGTATCACAGTAGAAAACCTgaaagaaattcatatttaatggtgaaacacTGAAAGCAGGTCCTTTGAAATCAGGAACAGCACAGGGATGCCCCCTGTTGCCACTGCATTCAGGAAGTTGTGAAGACAGAGGCCAGTGTgacaaggcaagaaaaagaaagaacacgtCTGAGAatcaaaaagaaaggaacagagcgGCCGTTTGTCACGGGTAGAACTATGTACCAAGAAGATCCTAAAGATGCTCCCGGAAAAGTCTCAGAATTAATTACAGAATTTAACAAGTCTTCTGGATACAAAGACAATATACAATCATCAATTGTACTTCTTTTTACTTGTGTGTCGAAGGTCCGCAAGACCACCCGATGGCTGGAAATCCCCTGACTCAGGACGCAGCAGAGAGCTGTGCTCATTACAGTGAGGCGGGATCCCAAGGGGAGAGgtgaaggcagagactggaggagCCCGTGACATCTTCCCCACGCTCTCTCCCTTGCACGAGGGTCACGCAGCGCTCACTCTTCCCCCAGAAAGAGAAATGCAACAACACGTGTGTGATGGTTTTGCCTAAGAGAGCCCATCAGAGCCTCGGCATCCAAGGTTTGTACTGGTGACAGATCACGTAGGCACCCTCTACCCAGCACGTACCAAAATGCCAGGCTCTGAGAAGGAACGCAGGCATTCGGTCTAAACCACAGTTTGCGCGAACAATCTAAGCACAGTGAGCCACCTGTGACGCTTCAACCGCCAAGTTCCCGGGTACCAGCCGAAGGCCGACCTTGCAAGTGTGACAATGACTCAGGTGAACCATTTTTTGCACAACCATCaacaaaattctaaaataaaactttaaacaaATAGGGTTTACAATAGCATTTATAAACACCCAGGACAGAGGAATATGTCTAACAAAAGAGGTGCAGGACCGCTTCAAGAACAAATCTGTAAAACTTTACTGAAAGATCTTAAAgcagatctaaataaatggggaaataaaCCAAGTTCATGGATTGGGAGTGAAAAGGGAGATGGTGGGATGGAAGACTTAAGGAATATGAAAATGtcctaatggacagtgactgtgaaggggtatgtgggggggactcggtgaagggggaagcctagtaaacataatgttcttcatttaattgtagattaatgatacaaaaaaaagaagattccTTCTAGGTCAGACATCATAATGTTTTCTACATACCAGATAGCAGGCTAGGCAACCTACACTTATTTAGTCTTCTGAACAGCCTTAAGGATGAAGAATTATTAAACCTACCTtactggtgaaaaaaaaaaatgtggggccattctcttcccatctcccttttctttcccaaTGTGGAGGTGGTAAGGGATGGGGACACGGAGGCGTCAGGTAGCAGAAATGGCCAGCTCCACAGAGTCACACATGTGCTCCACACAACCAATCGCAACTACATCAGCTGTCAAACCATCGCTTACAGCTTTGCTTCCTCCAGGGAGCCTCTCGAGAATTCACCTGTGCATCCTTGGGTCCCATAACTCAGCTGGATGGAAAGAGACAGTTGGGGTTGGGGGACTGAAAGAGAagcgtgtgtgtttgtgtgtgtaattggATGGATTGTGTGGCAAAAAAGTGACCCCAAAGACATCTGCActtcctaatccctggaacctgtgattATTACTTTATATGATAAAATATGTGATTAAGGTAAGGGTCCTGAGAGGAGGGCCTAATCCTGGATTATCCCAAGTTTGTAGGAATTTGTTACAGCAAACACAGGAAGCTAATACAGATGGTTGGTTAGGTGGATTGGATCAATGGGAAAGTGGATTGTTGAATTGATGGATGGATTATAGGATAAATGGGAAGTGGGAATTACATGAATGGATTAAGGAATAAAAGAATCTATGGGTGGATGAATGGCTCGGTGGAATTTGGAGAGCTGGAAGGATATCTGAGCAAAGGACGGTTGGAGAGAGAAGCAGGTGGGCAGATGGGCAAATAAATACGTGGGTGAATGCATAAAGGCCAGAACATAGGCGTGATGAGCAGACAGGCCCCATGGGAGGCTGGGTGGCTAGATACGGGTATGGGTATTCGAGGAGGTCGAACAGCATGCTGGAAAGAACCGAACTGTAGAATCAGACAGACTTGGGTAACTTAAGCTCCTCTACTCAGTAGCTGAGTGACATTGGGCAAGTACGGTGGCCCAGGTGGATCTCCCTTCAAGGAAGAACTTGATTGACTGTGAAGAGTGCATTTGGCCCCCAAACCCCAACTGTAGTACCAGCAACCACCATTTTCTGGGACTGAGGTCTTGTTCTTTTGAGACAGCACCCAACCAACAGCTAAGCTGGTGGCAGCGGGCCAGCCGGTTCCACCCAGTGTGGGACCTCTCTAATGGCAATCTTTTTTTTCACGGAGGTAAAATTCACATGACATAACACAGAGCTCACCCCCCAAACCATTTTAAGGTGTATCATTTAGCTGGCACTCAGCAGTCACACTGCCATGCTGTTGTGCAACCATCTGGTTCCAAAACATTTCACCACACCGAAAGGAAGTCTGAAGCAATTGCTCCCCatgccctcctccagcccctggcaactactgcctactttctgtttctatggatctGTTGACGGGAAATCCTTGTCCTTCATCTCGGCCTCAGTGGGGCCAGCTGAGCCTTCTCAGAGCCAGAGCCACAGTCTGAGGCCCTTCCTACCCATGCCCTCCTCTCTCCATGCACAGGCGGCAggcccacctccctgcctcttcctgttccctctccccttctctttccttggCATCCTGCAGGGCGTCCCTTGCCCTGTGAGCACCACCCCAGAGCGTGTTTCCTGGAGGACCCTCCCTGTGAGCTCCCATTATCCTCCCTACAAAGCAGCTTCTCAGGGCTGCAAGGTCCCCAGAAGCACTGAACGGATGCCCCACTTTTGCTGCGAGCCAGGCAGTCTCAAGTCCTCACATGGACTCCCTCTTGAGCCCTTGCACCTCTGCAAAGGAGGCCATCTTGCTTTGAGAGAACAGATGTCCCTAGAGGCCCACACCCCCTGCCCAGCCAGGTTCCCCTCTTTAGGAGAAGCAGTTCGCGCCACCAGCCAGAAGCGGTTTCCCAAATATGAAAGTATGGAATCATCCCTCCACAACCTCTTCTCCTTGGCTGAGCCAGGCTAGCAGCCCCAGTTCCCAGATGCATCCAGAAGAGTCCAGAACCAAGCCTGCAAGTGGACAGTGGGAGGAGCCCAATCGCCAAATTGCATGCAACCCACCAGGCTTGAGCCCCCACTCCCCCCAGGCCTCTCAGGGATGTCATGAGGACGTCACACAGCCACCATGGGGACACCAGTAAGCCCAGCCTTTGTGCCAATACAGTGCCCCAAGTGGGTACAGTCTCCCATAGGGTTACCTGGGGGTTAGCATTGTTATTCTCTTTCAGAAGAGAATTAGGAAAAGAACAGGACAGGCAGGTTGGGGGATGCACTGCTATCTGCAGTGAACAGGCAGGTAGcatcctgccctcccacccctagGGTCCTTAGCTCTGTGTGACATCCACAAGGATACTGGTCACCTGCACATGGCTGGGATGCATGCCTGGGAACCCAGGGACCTCAGGGAAATGTGTGCTGAATGAAGGATTGGGGAGGAGGATGCTCAACCATCAGCTAGGACAGCAGCCACCAAAACTCAAGGAGAGACCCGGGAGGAGGGGCATTTAGGGCTGCGGGGGGCGGTGGGGTGGGGCGAGAGCTTTCTAGAGCTTCACTCCACCAGGGGAGTCTTTGTCTGCTTGTTTGTGGCTGTATCTCCAGAGCCCagaacagtgctgggcacacagtgggTCCTCAGTCAACATTTGCTAAGtggaaaaaataccaaaaaaacccaaaacaaaacaaaaaaaatgcaggGGCTTTGATTCaccctcctgctccagcagctgAACAACACCCCCTGGAAGAAAACAGGCCTGAACTGAGCAATTACCAAGTGCCAGGCTGGCTGCGCTTTCCCACTTGATCCTTACCACCAGCCCCAGATAAAGGCACACTGACAACACTACCTCTTAAAGCACAAGCGTGGCAGACGCTGTCCTGAGCCCGTTAGGTGGACCAGCTGTCGATGCCACACCACAGGCCTCTGGGGTAGTTACCCTTCTTACTCCCACTTCATAGATGAGGAAGCCAGGGTGCATTGGAATGAAGCCACCTGCCCCAGGTGGTATTGAGAGCAGTAGGCAGAAGAGGAGACGCCGACGCAGGGAGTGTGACTCCAGGACACTCCGACTTACAGACCGGTCAGTGGAAGCCCCTACCTGATAGGACAGCAGAGGGCAGAGCAATGGACCCCCAGAGATGTCTCCACCCTAACCCCTGGGACCTGGGACTTCCTTATGGTGCAGGAGGAAGGGACTTCACTGGTGTGATTCAGTGAAGGATCTCGGGACagggagatgatcctggattatctgggtgagccCAGACACCATCACAGATAAGAACCTTATAAGTGAACGAGGGGGTCACTGTCAAAATCAGAGAAGGTGTGTGATAACAGAAGCAGACAGAGGAAGGGGCCCCGAGCCAAGGGATGTGGGCACCTCTAGAAATGGCCAGGAAGTGGATTGTCCCCTAGAGGCCCCTGCCAATTCCTTGATTTCAGCCCATAAGACCCGTTTTGGACTTCTTACCTCCAGAACCGTAAGCTAATAAATTCgcagtactttgttacagcagtcacAAGAAACTCACACAGGCACCTGGCTCTTAGGTACAGAGATGGGATTCGAACTCAAGTCTTGCCTAGCTGAAAGCCCTAGATCTTCTTTGATCTCTTGGATGCATCAAGTTTGGTAGCTACGTGGTGCCTGCCCTAGAGATGAGCTGGCAGTTAATATCGTTACATCTGGTTCCTGTCTGCACACCGTCAGTGTCTTCTCTGCTCAAGAACCCCCTATGGCTCCCCAGTACCCTCAGGATAATGTCCAAGCCCTTCGTGACAACTGAGAACTTCGAGTCCTGGCTCATTTCTCCTAGTGGGTCCTGTGCTCCGTGAGCAGACAGGGGCACTTGACCCCATAGGCCAGGCTCCGGGGCCCCATGGGCTCTCCTGAGAAAGCCTTCCTGCGGCCCATAAACTTGCACACATCCTCTTTGTAAGTGTGGCTTGTGAGATTCTCCTGAGCCTCCCTGACAAACAGACATGTACtggctacactgctggtgagccCCTTCCTCTTGTGGGGTCCCCAGGCCCTGCGCTACCTTCATTAGGACACCTATCCTGATGCGTCTGCACTGCAGCCTAGGAGCCTGCTGAGGGCAGGCATAAGATCACAGTCTCCACTGATCACTGGGCCCCCGGCCTCAGAAGATGTTTGCAGCGTCTGACTGTCTGCTTCTCCACTTCTCATGTTTTCTCTTGAGGAAGCTGAGAGCCCAGCCCCCTGGGTGCTTGCCCTGGAAATGCTGTAGCGCTGGCAGAGAAAAGAGTCAGACTAGGACCCCAGAAGAGGTAGGGTCGGTGCGGCATTATTCAGCCATGACACAGACTCTGTAACACAGATGAGCCTCAAAGCACATGCGACGTCCAGAACAGAGCGACAGAAGCGGTttggtggtggccaggggctggggggagggggtgggagtgaCCGCTTAAAGGGCGCAGGTCTGCTTGTAGGGTGATGACAACATTCTGGAAGCAGACAGAGGTGGCGGCACAATACTGGGAGTGAGCTAAATGCTGCCGGATTGTTCATGTCACGTTAAATCGGTTAATTTTAATCTCAAATAAAAGAGGTGGGGTGCTGAAGGGGGGAgagcctgggggcctggggaagcAGGAGGAGGCGGGAGCCCAAAGGCCTGAGTACTGGGAGGGCTGGGAGCCCAAAGTGGAGGCTTGCTcgtggggagagggaaaggagactggggcagggcaggcagctgcTTCTAGGGAAGGGCTTCCAGGATGGTGGTGTGGCCATCAAGGCCTCCCTGCCTACCCCGCCTGCCTCCCGGGGAATTCCGGCCTGGCCTCAAATTCTGGCCCGCATTCAGAGCGGGAGGCTGTACGGAGGAAGGCAACGGTGGGGCTGCCGAAGGACAGAAAGTGCACCCAGGAGGGCGGCAGGCCTGGGCCTGGGTTCCCTGTGCCCCCCGAGGTGAGAGCTGGGACGCCGGACCCCAGGGGCTGAGAACCAACGTTAGCCGCCTGGACTCCTGGGTCTCAGGGGAGGAGGGGTGCCGAGAGCTGGAGGCTGGGATCCCTGGGTGCCGGGATGACAGGGCTGGGGAGTTTGTACACTGAATCAACAAGCTGGAGGAAGGAAGCTGTGGGCCCCTGCAGCTGAGGTGCTGCGCTGCTCACTGGGTTCCGAGGTCGGAAGTGGTGGTTTGGGGGCGAGGTTCTGGAGAAGGCGGACTCTTAGCCTGATACCCTCCGGCCCGCATCCCAACCCAGCGTGGACTTTGGCTCTGCAGGACGAACAGcctgagccccaccccagccccacccctcctcccctgcctctctACAGGACCAGACTGGGACTGGGAGAGCCCGAGGGGACGGAGGGTGCCCCACAGGTGCGCTGGGGGAAGCCCAGAGGAGGGCAgtgcagggagggggctgggagaggcTCCGGGAGGTCAGCGAGGAGACACTGCGAGATCTGGACTGAAGGGCTTTGGAAAAGATAGGGAAAGTGCCCGGGGCTCTGAGATGGCCTCACTGATGCCCCGCTGCCTCCGCCCGGGGGCCGGGGGGGTTGGCTGAGGCCGTCGGCCACGATCTGTTGCACCTGGACCCTTAGGCTGGGTCCTCACCAGAgggagagcaagggagaggaggaggggagacagCGAGGGGAGAGAGGGCGAGAGGCGGGCTGGGAGGGCGGCTCGTGGCTCCAGTCCCGGCTCCGCTCCTCCCCTGCAGAACCGGCATGTGGGGCTACCTGTCCCTGCTGCCCGCCTTCCTGGCCCTCTGGGGGGTCTCCGGCGTCTGGACCGTGTGAGTGTTGAAGGGAGGCTGACGCCTGGGCCCGAGGGAGGAGGGCCGGGGTCCGGACTCCCGGATCCGATAGGGAGACGCTCAGAAGGCTGGGTTTCTGTGGGCGACGGAAAGACAAGTTGTTCAATGCCACTTTAATGTCTGCCCACTTCAGTTTTGCGATTGCGGTGGCCAACGGGGCTGTGAACCTCACCGAAGGCTTCCCCTATATCAGGTAGTCTGGCGCTGAGGTTGGGGGTccggagggagaaaaggagggaagccACAGGATGACCCTTTACTCTCCCCAGTCTCTGTGGATCTTACCCCCCCCAGAGCTGCATCTTCAGCCAGCTGCTCAACATGGGAGCTGCTCTGGGTAAATACTCCAGTGCTGGCCGTTTGGCGCCAGCCTCTTCCAGCCCAGGGGGTATGGGGACCAGCCCTCCTCCCTCGGACCCGGGAGTCCGGGCCCCCAGACCGCGGAGTGTGTCCTGCACCCCTGGACCCCCAGTCTCCCCGCAGCCcgccctgcctcttcccacccCGGGGCTCAGGGGTCCGGGTCTCCCGCCCactgccctctcctcccagccGCCTGGATCTGCATTCTCCGTTACCACCAGCTCCGGGACTGGGGGGTCGGAAAGTGGCCTAATCAGCTGATCCTGTGGACGGGGCTCCTCTGTGCCCTGGGCACCTCGGTGGTGGGCAATTTCCAGGTGAGGCGGATTCGGCGCGCGGAGCCCTGCGAGCCAGAGTCTGGGACTACAACTCCCAGCGTGCCCCGCGCGCAGAGGCCCTCGTCTCGGCGGCTGGTCCGCGCACGGCCACCGGGGACTTGTATTTCTCCAGGTTCCGGCCCGGGGAGGGGGTGAGCGCTTCCGCTCCCCGAGTGGAGCCCCGCGTGGGAGGCTCTTTGGATCATCTGTGCTTGAACCCTGGGAGGTGGGGGTAATTTTCCATCACTTCCCCGTCCCTCAGCCCCTTTTAATGATGCAATTACTCAGATTCAGTCATTCTTGTATTTGCCCCGTAGACGAGCGTTCACTAGGAGCCACGAGGCTTTTACCTTGCCTGCTGTCTCCATCCATCTCCCCAGGGTTCTAGGTAGATCCTTACTGGCCAATCCGATAGGGAGATTTGTTTTATCAGCAGGCCCATGGCAGACATCTACCCAGATTCATAGACTCTAGACCTACATTCTTAACCAGGAAAGCACAGTAGATATTTATAGAACGCATGAATGGGCAATGGATAGGAGAAATCCTATTggtttattttatcatttaattttcctGTGATATTTCTGATTCCAATCCTCTCCTGCTAAAAGAAACCACAGGGTGTTCGTGTAAGAGGCTGCTTCCAATTTCCCATCACGCGTGTATAGcaagtcattcactcattcatttattcctgtgttccttgacctttattttttaaaaattattacattgCTCTGTGAAGGAGACTCTAGTTTTCCGTAATTACCCCTTCCCGTTaagttttctgtatttaaaatttttaacattatACTATATATCTGTAAGCCTCAAACCGTAGTATTTAAGAACTTTTCACTCTCCAAAAGCCAATTTTTACCCTATTGATGGCAATATCTGTTCTCCCTTCCAGAGTAGGGGAGAATTAAAGATTTATTCCCCtaatatttactaagcatctgCTATGTGCGAGGCACTGTTTCAGGGACTGGGGCTAGAGTGGGGACAACAGATTCGGTGCCGGCCGTCCTGGGGCTGACGGTAGCCAAGGCACCTGGTCAGTGAGCCGGCCCGTCACTGTCCGGCAGTCTCCCATGGTAGTCCATGCGTGGGTCAGGGACCCCTCCCCACACAGCAGCCCTCACCCTCCCGTAACTCCTCCCTCtcagctctcctctcctctcctcccagcaaAAGAACCAGCTGCCCACGCACCTGACGGGGGCCTTCTTTGCCTTCTTCGTGGGCAACCTCTACTTCTGGCTGCAGCTCCTCCTCTTCTGGCGCATGCGGGGCCTGCCCCAGCCGGGGGCCCCCTGGATCGGCCCGCTCCGCCTGGGCCTCTGCGGTCTTTGCACCATCCTGATGGTGGCCAGTATCCTTGCCGGGGCCGAGTCAGGGCAGTTCTTCCCTCGGGTGGGCCTGCGGCTGCAGCGCCCGGGCCCCGTCCTGTCCCCACATAGGATCATAGGGTAACAGAGTGCCAGTTCTGTGGTCGCACTGCCTGGGTTGAAGTCCCACTTCCTCTGCGTACCAGCTGGAAGAGCTCCACTGATATCCTAGCTTCtggtgcctcggtttcctcatatGTCAAATGCAGAGAACTGGGCCGTCCCCAGGGTTGTAAAATGAGAGATGATACATGTGCGGTGCTTAGAtgtatgcctggcacatagtgggtgacCAAGAAATATTGGGAGAATGATAAAGCAAGGACAGCAGTCTGTTTGGGGTACTCGCCCAGTGCCAGCATCATGCTGGCAGAGACCAGAAACAGGTTCAGATGGGAGTCTCTTGGCCCAGGCCTGTCATGACGTCCAGTGGTGGAGCCGGGGGCGCTGTAGGATCCTGTGCAGGCTCTCTAGAGCAGTCCGTAATCTCATGCAACTCCACGTTTGGTGACGTCAGGCTGGTTGCTCGAACGGGCTGGGCTGGGGTATTTATACCACAGAAACTGGCAAATACTACAAACTGGAGCCAGTTGTTGGCATTCCCCAGCACACCGCTGGGAGCCACTCCAGAACCCAGGTGCTTCCCACTGTCACGGCACACCTCTGGGCAGTCAAGTCACTCCCttggggctggaggggcaggcAAGTGGCTGGTCGCTGGCATTCAGAAGGGGCTGCAGGGGAAACAGTCTGAGCTCCTGTGCTGGTTGCATTAGGTAGATCCATGTATTTGGAATTGTCCCAGCACAGGGGAGATGGTGGTCCCGTTTCCC
Coding sequences within it:
- the TMEM150B gene encoding modulator of macroautophagy TMEM150B isoform X3 — translated: MVVWPSRPPCLPRLPPGEFRPGLKFWPAFRAGGCTEEGNGGAAEGQKVHPGGRQAWAWVPCAPRGPDWDWESPRGRRVPHRTGMWGYLSLLPAFLALWGVSGVWTVFAIAVANGAVNLTEGFPYISLCGSYPPQSCIFSQLLNMGAALAAWICILRYHQLRDWGVGKWPNQLILWTGLLCALGTSVVGNFQQKNQLPTHLTGAFFAFFVGNLYFWLQLLLFWRMRGLPQPGAPWIGPLRLGLCGLCTILMVASILAGAESGQFFPRTRMDAGSRGTRIPSGEQIRTEGRGEGEDLEGEEQGVGDTRTDGPVRPDLLSHPNQPVPPLPHPTP
- the TMEM150B gene encoding modulator of macroautophagy TMEM150B isoform X5 produces the protein MVVWPSRPPCLPRLPPGEFRPGLKFWPAFRAGGCTEEGNGGAAEGQKVHPGGRQAWAWVPCAPRGPDWDWESPRGRRVPHRTGMWGYLSLLPAFLALWGVSGVWTVFAIAVANGAVNLTEGFPYISLCGSYPPQSCIFSQLLNMGAALAAWICILRYHQLRDWGVGKWPNQLILWTGLLCALGTSVVGNFQQKNQLPTHLTGAFFAFFVGNLYFWLQLLLFWRMRGLPQPGAPWIGPLRLGLCGLCTILMVAMVVLHTWPLRSASAACEWAVAMLLFTLFGLFAVDFSSLDGCALSLQPGPSLSVPPASPVTLQVRL
- the TMEM150B gene encoding modulator of macroautophagy TMEM150B isoform X6, with translation MVVWPSRPPCLPRLPPGEFRPGLKFWPAFRAGGCTEEGNGGAAEGQKVHPGGRQAWAWVPCAPRGPDWDWESPRGRRVPHRTGMWGYLSLLPAFLALWGVSGVWTVFAIAVANGAVNLTEGFPYIRAASSASCSTWELLWLRDWGVGKWPNQLILWTGLLCALGTSVVGNFQQKNQLPTHLTGAFFAFFVGNLYFWLQLLLFWRMRGLPQPGAPWIGPLRLGLCGLCTILMVASILAGAESGQFFPRTRMDAGSRGTRIPSGEQIRTEGRGEGEDLEGEEQGVGDTRTDGPVRPDLLSHPNQPVPPLPHPTP
- the TMEM150B gene encoding modulator of macroautophagy TMEM150B isoform X4 — protein: MVVWPSRPPCLPRLPPGEFRPGLKFWPAFRAGGCTEEGNGGAAEGQKVHPGGRQAWAWVPCAPRAWTLALQDEQPEPHPSPTPPPLPLYRTRLGLGEPEGTEGAPQNRHVGLPVPAARLPGPLGGLRRLDRFCDCGGQRGCEPHRRLPLYQLRDWGVGKWPNQLILWTGLLCALGTSVVGNFQQKNQLPTHLTGAFFAFFVGNLYFWLQLLLFWRMRGLPQPGAPWIGPLRLGLCGLCTILMVASILAGAESGQFFPRTRMDAGSRGTRIPSGEQIRTEGRGEGEDLEGEEQGVGDTRTDGPVRPDLLSHPNQPVPPLPHPTP
- the TMEM150B gene encoding modulator of macroautophagy TMEM150B isoform X1, whose product is MVVWPSRPPCLPRLPPGEFRPGLKFWPAFRAGGCTEEGNGGAAEGQKVHPGGRQAWAWVPCAPRAWTLALQDEQPEPHPSPTPPPLPLYRTRLGLGEPEGTEGAPQNRHVGLPVPAARLPGPLGGLRRLDRFCDCGGQRGCEPHRRLPLYQSCIFSQLLNMGAALAAWICILRYHQLRDWGVGKWPNQLILWTGLLCALGTSVVGNFQQKNQLPTHLTGAFFAFFVGNLYFWLQLLLFWRMRGLPQPGAPWIGPLRLGLCGLCTILMVASILAGAESGQFFPRTRMDAGSRGTRIPSGEQIRTEGRGEGEDLEGEEQGVGDTRTDGPVRPDLLSHPNQPVPPLPHPTP
- the TMEM150B gene encoding modulator of macroautophagy TMEM150B isoform X2 translates to MVVWPSRPPCLPRLPPGEFRPGLKFWPAFRAGGCTEEGNGGAAEGQKVHPGGRQAWAWVPCAPRAWTLALQDEQPEPHPSPTPPPLPLYRTRLGLGEPEGTEGAPQNRHVGLPVPAARLPGPLGGLRRLDRFCDCGGQRGCEPHRRLPLYQSCIFSQLLNMGAALAAWICILRYHQLRDWGVGKWPNQLILWTGLLCALGTSVVGNFQQKNQLPTHLTGAFFAFFVGNLYFWLQLLLFWRMRGLPQPGAPWIGPLRLGLCGLCTILMVAMVVLHTWPLRSASAACEWAVAMLLFTLFGLFAVDFSSLDGCALSLQPGPSLSVPPASPVTLQVRL